From a single Planococcus shenhongbingii genomic region:
- a CDS encoding PaaI family thioesterase — protein sequence MKNLSKQFQRIVDNSSLEDLKILGDFLENFEKKQHGEFNTYLSASLNMKRETDENSSVVSIPNTPFIHNNIDIPHGGILAVLLDTAMGTLANSKCPDGYSAVTTNITIHYLSVSVEEIIQADAKLIRQGSHTMVVEGNIFQQDGKHIATATGSFFIVPKKR from the coding sequence ATGAAAAATCTATCTAAGCAATTTCAGCGCATTGTCGATAATAGCTCTTTAGAAGATTTGAAAATATTAGGAGATTTCCTTGAAAACTTTGAAAAAAAACAACACGGAGAGTTCAATACTTACTTGAGCGCAAGCTTGAACATGAAACGGGAGACAGATGAGAATTCCAGTGTTGTCAGTATACCGAATACTCCTTTTATCCACAACAATATCGACATCCCTCACGGAGGCATTTTAGCCGTATTGCTGGACACAGCTATGGGTACATTAGCAAACAGTAAATGCCCGGATGGATATTCCGCAGTCACTACCAATATAACGATCCACTACCTTTCAGTCTCTGTGGAAGAAATCATACAAGCAGATGCCAAGTTAATTAGACAAGGCAGCCATACGATGGTAGTGGAAGGAAATATATTCCAACAGGATGGCAAGCATATAGCAACAGCAACCGGCTCTTTTTTCATCGTTCCGAAAAAGCGCTGA
- a CDS encoding CAP domain-containing protein — MKDLLRIMIFLSIILIVFFYFDSSIEENEILEAPQTQDPLPAQDLVENPLDVERPVEGLSTYIGNPAEDWLLDYGEPSRIEPSAFGYEWWVYDASYSNYILAGVKDGNIVQVYTAGTATNAAPYKIGQTLDDLYRFTIIENEITVKYGTSIYIFSLSADDVNKRLLISFDGVYAQLYIDEEDRKLEAVRFMDAETLIRHQPYDMMFSGDLLPVITPSSSLQQSIDEANAKQIIDLTNVYRLHHQKNPLSVNPSVSMLAKEHSRNTAKKNFSAEGEIELKSLDERLTAANIVFEEAAENTATQYSDAAEAVHGWINSSSHRETLLSSRFDQIGVGVYGKYYTQNFLRQESSNSEQQ, encoded by the coding sequence TTGAAAGACCTATTGCGGATAATGATTTTTCTATCGATTATTCTAATCGTATTTTTCTATTTTGATTCTTCCATCGAAGAAAATGAAATATTGGAAGCGCCGCAGACCCAGGATCCTCTTCCTGCACAAGACTTAGTGGAAAATCCGCTTGATGTAGAAAGGCCTGTAGAAGGGCTCTCAACTTATATCGGAAATCCGGCTGAAGATTGGCTGCTAGATTACGGTGAACCTTCCCGCATTGAACCTTCTGCTTTTGGCTATGAATGGTGGGTCTATGATGCTTCTTATTCCAATTATATATTGGCAGGGGTTAAAGATGGTAATATTGTCCAGGTTTATACAGCAGGAACCGCAACCAATGCTGCCCCTTATAAAATTGGGCAGACTTTGGATGATTTATACCGCTTCACGATTATCGAAAATGAGATAACGGTAAAATATGGAACCAGCATTTATATTTTCAGCCTTAGTGCAGATGATGTGAATAAACGGCTGCTAATCAGCTTTGATGGAGTTTATGCTCAACTATATATAGATGAGGAAGACCGGAAACTAGAAGCGGTTCGCTTTATGGATGCAGAAACACTAATCAGGCATCAGCCGTATGATATGATGTTTTCTGGCGATTTATTGCCGGTGATCACTCCTTCGTCGAGTCTGCAGCAGTCTATCGATGAAGCGAATGCTAAACAGATTATTGACCTTACCAATGTTTACCGGCTGCACCATCAGAAAAACCCGCTGTCTGTCAATCCGTCAGTCAGCATGTTGGCTAAAGAGCATAGCCGAAATACAGCCAAGAAAAATTTTTCTGCTGAAGGAGAAATTGAACTTAAGAGTTTGGATGAACGCTTGACCGCTGCAAATATTGTATTTGAAGAGGCGGCAGAGAATACGGCGACTCAGTATTCTGATGCTGCTGAAGCTGTTCATGGATGGATCAACTCGTCGAGCCATCGGGAAACTTTATTGTCCAGCCGCTTTGATCAAATAGGGGTAGGGGTGTACGGCAAATACTACACTCAAAATTTTTTGAGGCAAGAATCGTCAAATAGTGAACAGCAATAA
- a CDS encoding YugN family protein produces MYFENTGLENIRVDFTLLDDIMSRHGLTKEGQWDYERVTYDRKFIVREGTYYLRVFGFAVAGDIDAGDAVVKLMKPVVGKHYYPHGVEYGEDEHFPEHLVKSCAEVLKAIKTEIAAFEIKA; encoded by the coding sequence ATGTATTTTGAAAATACAGGACTAGAGAACATTCGGGTAGACTTTACTTTACTTGATGACATTATGAGCCGTCATGGCTTAACTAAAGAAGGCCAATGGGATTATGAGCGTGTTACATACGACCGCAAATTCATTGTTCGCGAAGGCACTTACTACTTGCGGGTATTTGGTTTTGCAGTAGCAGGCGACATTGACGCCGGCGATGCAGTGGTCAAATTGATGAAGCCTGTAGTAGGCAAACATTATTATCCACATGGTGTAGAATATGGAGAAGATGAGCATTTCCCGGAGCATTTAGTTAAATCATGCGCGGAAGTATTAAAAGCCATCAAAACAGAAATCGCCGCTTTTGAAATCAAAGCATAA
- a CDS encoding DUF420 domain-containing protein: MNLPLLPTISTFFIVLSAVLVAIGWNLIRRRNIEAHKKVMLGAGAAALTFFIIYMSRTIFVGNTAFGGPDEYKLIYTIFLIFHICLATTGGVMGLITIWLGLKNRLEKHRKFGPVTSVIWFFTAITGVIVYLLLYVIYDGGHTTSVFKAILGG; the protein is encoded by the coding sequence ATGAATTTGCCCCTATTACCGACAATCAGTACATTTTTTATCGTATTAAGTGCAGTGCTTGTGGCGATTGGCTGGAATTTGATCCGCCGCCGCAATATTGAAGCACATAAAAAAGTTATGCTGGGAGCAGGCGCTGCTGCCTTAACATTCTTTATCATATATATGTCCCGCACCATATTTGTTGGTAATACCGCTTTCGGTGGGCCTGATGAATACAAATTGATTTACACTATTTTCCTGATTTTTCATATATGCCTGGCTACTACAGGTGGAGTTATGGGCTTAATCACGATTTGGCTTGGCCTGAAGAACCGTTTAGAGAAACACAGAAAGTTTGGGCCAGTCACTAGTGTGATTTGGTTTTTCACAGCGATTACAGGAGTTATAGTCTACCTTTTGCTTTATGTTATTTATGATGGCGGACACACTACGTCTGTCTTTAAAGCAATACTTGGAGGATAA
- the ctaG gene encoding cytochrome c oxidase assembly factor CtaG, with the protein MPISIFGFQALWSPVYLGVLVLITVLYFLVTVKWRHQFKNSEPLKTKEAMLFVSGIALLYVIKGSPTDLLGHIIFTMHMIQMAFLLLLVPPLIIMGIPTWLWRKFIDLPVIKPLFMFFTKPMLALILFGMVFSFYHIPMVFDFVKSSSLLHAAINIVLFVSALCYWWPVVNNLEGAHKFHGLKKIGYLFALSVLMTPACALIIFSSTPFYATYSDGEAWLQAMALCVPMGTLSQLNLSGPELFTTMSTVEDQRTGGIAMKVLQELVFSAFLWMVFYEWLKNENDNADEITAKTLQDRKNMAFHRHNA; encoded by the coding sequence ATGCCGATCAGTATATTCGGGTTTCAAGCATTATGGAGTCCGGTTTACTTAGGAGTTCTCGTATTAATTACGGTCTTATATTTTTTAGTAACGGTAAAATGGAGACACCAATTTAAAAATAGCGAGCCTCTAAAAACGAAGGAAGCTATGCTGTTTGTTTCAGGAATAGCATTATTGTATGTGATAAAAGGTTCGCCGACAGATTTACTTGGACATATTATCTTTACTATGCATATGATCCAGATGGCGTTTTTGCTGCTGCTTGTGCCTCCATTGATTATTATGGGCATCCCAACTTGGTTATGGAGAAAATTCATTGACCTACCGGTTATTAAACCTTTATTTATGTTCTTTACAAAGCCAATGCTGGCTTTGATTTTGTTCGGAATGGTATTTTCGTTTTACCATATCCCGATGGTTTTTGATTTTGTAAAATCAAGTTCATTGCTTCATGCTGCAATCAATATTGTACTGTTTGTTTCAGCGCTGTGCTATTGGTGGCCGGTCGTTAATAATTTGGAAGGCGCGCATAAATTCCATGGCTTGAAGAAAATCGGTTATTTGTTTGCGCTGAGCGTTTTAATGACTCCCGCTTGTGCATTGATCATTTTCAGCAGCACTCCTTTTTACGCCACTTATTCAGACGGAGAAGCGTGGTTGCAGGCTATGGCTTTATGTGTTCCGATGGGCACCCTTTCCCAGCTCAATTTATCGGGACCAGAATTATTTACGACCATGTCCACTGTTGAAGACCAGCGGACTGGCGGGATTGCCATGAAAGTACTGCAAGAGCTGGTTTTCTCTGCATTCCTTTGGATGGTTTTCTATGAATGGCTAAAAAATGAAAATGACAATGCTGATGAAATTACAGCGAAAACTCTGCAAGATAGAAAAAATATGGCTTTTCACAGACATAATGCTTAA
- the ctaF gene encoding cytochrome c oxidase subunit IVB, translated as MAHDTHTHVRSRAEYEFVRRQRAKEMRNHLTSFAIMIFLTLISFTAVAADFSPYLITPIILLLAAVQVVLQLYHFMHMNNKGHGMVAFFMFSGMFVAFITILALVTIVWW; from the coding sequence ATGGCACACGATACGCATACACATGTTAGATCCCGGGCAGAATACGAATTCGTACGGCGCCAACGAGCTAAAGAGATGCGCAATCATCTGACGTCTTTTGCAATCATGATCTTCTTGACATTGATTTCATTTACGGCAGTAGCAGCTGATTTTTCGCCTTACTTAATCACGCCAATCATTCTGTTATTGGCAGCTGTTCAAGTAGTGCTTCAGCTTTATCACTTTATGCATATGAACAATAAAGGCCACGGCATGGTCGCGTTCTTCATGTTCAGCGGAATGTTTGTAGCTTTCATCACGATTCTTGCATTAGTGACAATCGTTTGGTGGTAA
- a CDS encoding cytochrome (ubi)quinol oxidase subunit III gives MDLNKKYTPQTWPDHPETATMEGKNKFVGFWLLLAAETVTFASLFATYLALKDKGPSGMDMTASQLFELPLVFAMTMILLTSSLTSVYAMYHMKNHNFKAMQAWLMVTVLLGATFLGLEIYEFNHYVHLGFGYTHSAFSSAFYTLVGTHGAHVLFGLSWFIALMIRNSKRGLNTYNAPKFYLAALYWHFIDVVWVFIFTVVYLMGVIG, from the coding sequence ATGGATCTAAATAAGAAATATACCCCGCAAACGTGGCCTGATCATCCTGAAACAGCTACAATGGAAGGTAAGAATAAGTTCGTCGGCTTCTGGCTTTTGCTTGCGGCTGAAACTGTAACATTTGCTTCATTATTCGCTACTTATTTGGCACTGAAAGACAAAGGGCCAAGCGGCATGGATATGACAGCTTCTCAACTATTCGAACTTCCACTAGTATTTGCAATGACGATGATACTTTTAACGTCTTCTTTGACAAGTGTTTATGCAATGTACCACATGAAAAACCATAATTTTAAAGCAATGCAAGCATGGCTCATGGTAACGGTTTTACTGGGGGCAACATTCCTTGGCTTAGAGATTTATGAGTTTAACCATTATGTACATTTAGGCTTCGGCTATACGCATAGTGCTTTCAGTTCTGCATTCTATACATTAGTCGGAACTCACGGAGCCCACGTTTTATTCGGGCTATCTTGGTTCATTGCTTTGATGATCCGCAACTCAAAACGTGGATTAAACACATACAATGCACCTAAGTTCTACCTTGCTGCATTATACTGGCATTTTATCGACGTAGTATGGGTATTCATCTTTACTGTCGTCTATTTGATGGGAGTGATCGGTTAA
- the ctaD gene encoding cytochrome c oxidase subunit I yields MSSIAQKRGLGAAIWDYLTTVDHKKIAHLYLASGGLFFLIGGIEALLIRIQLMKAGNDFLSAGTYNEVLTMHGTTMIFLAAMPILLAFMNAVMPLQIGARDVAFPFLNSLGFWLFFFGGIFLNLSWFMGGAPDAGWTNYASLALASEGHGIDFYALGLTVSGFGTLISGINFLVTIINMRAPGMTYMRMPLFTWTTFVASALILLAFPPLTVGLFFMVFDRMFGANFFNVALGGNTIIWEHLFWIFGHPEVYILILPAFGIFSEIFAIFSRKRLFGYTALVFATILIGFYGFMVWAHHMFTVGLGPTANAVFALATMIIAVPTGVKIFNWLLTIWGGSITFTTPMLYAIGFIPSFVAGGVTGIMQAIAPLDYQLHDSYFIVAHFHYVIVGGVVLAIFAATHLWWPKMFGTMLSEKLGKWTFWLFFIGFHLTFFIQHFLGLMGMPRRVFTFGSDQGWDLFNAISSVGALFMAVGVIILLVNVVITSVKNERVGNDPWEDGRTLEWALPSPPPFYNFAQTPLVRGLDTYWIEKMEGNKEGMLYAEPLEEIHMPNGSIIPIVISLGMFIASFGALYHLDGDKAWALPVLILGLVITFGSMLLRSLKDDLGFHISKEELIKDVKGGSTDGSK; encoded by the coding sequence GTGAGTTCTATTGCTCAGAAAAGGGGCTTAGGTGCTGCCATTTGGGACTACTTGACAACTGTAGACCATAAAAAAATCGCACATCTTTATCTCGCTTCAGGAGGATTATTCTTCCTGATCGGTGGTATAGAAGCGTTGTTGATCCGGATCCAGTTGATGAAAGCCGGAAATGATTTCCTCAGTGCTGGAACATATAACGAAGTATTGACGATGCACGGGACCACGATGATTTTCTTGGCAGCGATGCCGATTTTGCTTGCGTTCATGAATGCGGTAATGCCTTTACAGATTGGCGCACGTGACGTAGCATTTCCGTTCTTGAATTCACTTGGATTCTGGTTATTCTTCTTTGGTGGAATCTTCCTGAATCTTTCGTGGTTCATGGGCGGTGCACCAGATGCCGGGTGGACGAACTATGCGTCGCTCGCGCTCGCATCGGAAGGCCATGGTATTGACTTTTATGCACTGGGGTTAACAGTTTCCGGTTTCGGTACGTTGATCTCAGGTATTAACTTCTTGGTTACTATCATCAATATGAGAGCTCCGGGCATGACTTATATGAGAATGCCGTTGTTCACTTGGACAACTTTTGTAGCTTCAGCTTTAATTTTATTGGCGTTCCCTCCATTGACAGTAGGTCTTTTCTTTATGGTATTTGACCGCATGTTCGGGGCTAACTTCTTTAATGTAGCTTTAGGAGGAAATACAATCATCTGGGAACATTTGTTCTGGATTTTTGGACACCCTGAAGTTTACATTCTGATTTTACCGGCTTTCGGTATTTTCTCAGAAATCTTTGCGATTTTCTCACGCAAGCGCTTGTTCGGTTACACGGCACTAGTGTTTGCGACAATCCTGATTGGTTTCTATGGTTTCATGGTTTGGGCTCACCATATGTTTACAGTTGGGTTAGGACCTACAGCTAACGCAGTTTTCGCCTTAGCGACTATGATCATCGCAGTACCAACAGGAGTCAAAATCTTCAACTGGCTATTAACCATTTGGGGAGGAAGCATCACTTTCACTACACCAATGCTATATGCGATCGGATTTATTCCATCATTCGTAGCGGGTGGTGTAACAGGAATCATGCAGGCAATTGCTCCTTTGGATTATCAGCTACACGATTCATACTTTATCGTTGCGCATTTCCACTACGTTATCGTAGGTGGGGTAGTACTTGCGATTTTCGCAGCTACGCACCTTTGGTGGCCAAAAATGTTCGGTACAATGCTTAGCGAAAAATTAGGTAAATGGACATTCTGGTTATTCTTTATCGGGTTCCATTTAACATTCTTTATCCAGCATTTCTTAGGTTTAATGGGTATGCCTCGCCGCGTATTCACGTTTGGGTCTGATCAGGGCTGGGACTTGTTCAACGCAATCAGTTCTGTAGGTGCTCTGTTCATGGCTGTCGGTGTTATTATACTTCTGGTCAACGTTGTAATCACTAGTGTTAAAAACGAACGTGTCGGCAATGACCCATGGGAAGATGGCCGTACGCTTGAGTGGGCGCTTCCATCACCACCGCCATTCTATAACTTTGCACAAACTCCTTTAGTGCGTGGACTTGATACGTACTGGATCGAGAAAATGGAAGGCAACAAAGAAGGCATGCTCTACGCTGAACCTTTAGAAGAAATTCACATGCCGAACGGTTCCATTATTCCTATAGTTATATCACTTGGTATGTTCATCGCTTCATTTGGTGCACTATATCACCTTGATGGCGATAAAGCCTGGGCTCTTCCAGTGCTCATCTTAGGATTAGTGATCACTTTCGGTTCTATGTTGCTTCGTTCATTGAAAGATGATCTTGGATTCCATATCTCTAAAGAAGAATTGATCAAAGATGTTAAAGGGGGTAGCACAGATGGATCTAAATAA
- the coxB gene encoding cytochrome c oxidase subunit II gives MIKGLKKWRLFALMTALVVFLAGCGRAEISTLIPAGKVAQDQFNLLILSTIVMAFVIIVVTIIFILAIVKFRRSKLGDDLIPEQVEGSAKLEFLWTSIPIVLLLILAVPTVYSTFDLADVSSMDVQAEEGDGMTNLTVNVTAKLYWWEFEYPEQGIVTAQELVVPTNERVYFNLIAADVKHSFWIPSIGGKLDANPENVNTFYLEFDQESAELEDGVFYGKCAELCGPSHALMDFKVKSLERADFDAWVAAMQEEATPAEGALAQEGEQLFGADGAGCIACHAVSGSGAGGVMQGPNVATFGDRNRVAGFMEHNEENLKKWIADPQQYKPGNLMPDPEALNDGKPFTEQELDALAAYLMSLSVEE, from the coding sequence ATGATTAAAGGGCTCAAAAAATGGCGCCTTTTCGCGTTGATGACTGCACTGGTCGTCTTTCTTGCAGGGTGTGGTAGAGCAGAAATCTCTACATTAATACCAGCCGGTAAAGTAGCTCAAGATCAATTCAATCTATTGATTTTGTCTACCATAGTAATGGCTTTTGTCATTATTGTTGTAACAATTATTTTCATTTTGGCAATTGTCAAATTCAGACGTTCTAAACTGGGAGACGATCTTATCCCGGAGCAAGTTGAAGGAAGCGCAAAACTTGAATTTTTATGGACTTCTATTCCAATCGTTTTGCTTTTGATTCTTGCTGTCCCAACAGTGTATTCCACATTCGATTTAGCGGATGTTTCTTCAATGGACGTTCAAGCTGAAGAAGGCGATGGCATGACCAACTTGACGGTCAATGTAACAGCTAAATTGTACTGGTGGGAATTCGAGTATCCGGAGCAAGGAATTGTTACTGCTCAGGAATTAGTCGTTCCTACAAATGAAAGAGTTTACTTTAACTTGATTGCAGCGGATGTAAAACACTCTTTCTGGATTCCATCCATCGGCGGTAAATTGGATGCAAACCCTGAAAACGTGAATACATTCTACTTGGAATTTGACCAAGAGTCTGCTGAACTTGAAGATGGTGTCTTTTACGGTAAGTGTGCGGAGCTTTGCGGTCCTTCCCACGCGTTGATGGACTTCAAAGTCAAGTCATTGGAACGTGCAGATTTTGATGCATGGGTAGCGGCTATGCAAGAAGAAGCAACTCCTGCTGAAGGTGCACTTGCACAAGAAGGAGAACAGCTTTTCGGAGCTGATGGCGCTGGCTGTATCGCTTGCCACGCAGTTTCAGGTTCAGGGGCAGGCGGCGTTATGCAAGGACCGAACGTAGCAACTTTCGGAGACCGCAACCGTGTAGCTGGTTTCATGGAACATAACGAAGAAAATCTTAAAAAATGGATTGCAGATCCACAACAATACAAACCGGGCAACTTAATGCCTGATCCAGAGGCTTTGAACGACGGAAAACCATTTACAGAGCAAGAGCTTGATGCACTTGCAGCTTACTTAATGTCTTTATCCGTTGAAGAGTAA
- the cyoE gene encoding heme o synthase produces MSNSRSLSAETHETAETATFLQDFLALIKIGIVNSNLITVFTGLWLAFQFSDRHFLQELDILVYTLVGSAFIIAGSAAMNNYIDTDIDPLMASKRARPTVTGRFKPSAVLALALTFMVIGEILLFSASVSAGVLGIAGILAYVVLYSMWSKRRHVSNTIVGSISGAIPPLIGWAAVEPALGLGAWALFLIMFIWQPPHFYALAMKRTEEYRAAGIPMLPVVKGFHRTKKSMLAWILLLFPLPFLLMDLGISFIILATLLNIGWLVLAIRGFNVKDDLKWAKTMFIYSLNYMTILFVSMIIFAVFV; encoded by the coding sequence ATGTCAAACAGCCGGTCTTTGTCTGCGGAAACGCATGAAACTGCGGAAACGGCCACATTCCTGCAAGACTTTCTCGCGTTGATTAAAATCGGGATTGTGAATTCTAATTTAATAACCGTGTTTACAGGATTGTGGTTAGCATTCCAGTTTTCCGACAGGCATTTCCTGCAGGAATTGGACATCCTCGTCTATACGTTGGTCGGTTCTGCATTTATCATAGCTGGTTCAGCTGCGATGAATAACTACATAGACACAGATATCGATCCATTGATGGCAAGTAAGAGGGCGCGTCCAACTGTAACAGGAAGATTTAAACCGTCTGCTGTCTTAGCACTCGCTTTGACTTTCATGGTTATAGGCGAAATATTATTGTTCTCTGCATCTGTTTCTGCTGGCGTTTTAGGAATCGCGGGAATCTTGGCTTATGTAGTCCTCTATTCCATGTGGTCCAAGAGAAGACACGTCAGCAATACAATAGTAGGGAGCATATCGGGAGCAATCCCGCCGCTAATCGGTTGGGCAGCGGTTGAGCCTGCGCTTGGCTTAGGTGCATGGGCATTGTTCTTGATTATGTTTATTTGGCAGCCGCCACATTTTTATGCACTGGCTATGAAGCGCACTGAAGAATATCGTGCAGCTGGCATTCCAATGCTTCCAGTGGTAAAAGGCTTCCACCGCACAAAGAAATCTATGCTTGCATGGATTTTGCTGCTGTTCCCTCTGCCATTCCTGTTAATGGATCTCGGAATAAGCTTCATCATCTTGGCTACATTGCTCAATATCGGCTGGCTAGTACTTGCCATTCGTGGGTTTAATGTAAAAGATGATTTGAAATGGGCAAAGACAATGTTCATCTACTCACTGAATTATATGACCATCTTATTTGTGTCGATGATTATTTTCGCCGTCTTTGTCTAG
- a CDS encoding COX15/CtaA family protein, translated as MLLILLGGALVTKTDSGMGCGRSWPSCNGELIPDDITAEVLIEFSHRLVTGSVGILIVILAVWAWIKYGHIRETKFLAFMAVFFLILQALIGAAQVLWGQGDFILALHFGISLISFASVLLLTLLVFEVDRKFDADRLVIGKKLKVHTIGVTLYSYIVVYTGALVRHTESSLICSDWPLCRNDQFALPNNMYEWVQMGHRAAAGLIVIWLAYIAWHAFKNYKEQRVIYWGWIIAFIIVLLQATTGMLVVLTKLNLAVALLHSLLISLLFGLLCYMILLVSRSRFSNK; from the coding sequence ATGCTTTTAATTTTGCTTGGCGGCGCTCTTGTCACCAAAACAGACAGCGGTATGGGCTGCGGCCGATCGTGGCCAAGCTGCAATGGTGAATTGATTCCTGATGATATCACTGCTGAAGTCCTTATTGAATTCTCACATCGGCTTGTAACAGGATCGGTCGGCATTTTAATCGTAATTTTAGCTGTATGGGCTTGGATAAAATATGGCCATATCCGTGAGACTAAATTTTTAGCTTTCATGGCGGTCTTTTTTTTAATTCTTCAAGCATTGATCGGTGCTGCCCAAGTGTTATGGGGACAAGGTGACTTTATACTTGCGCTTCACTTCGGAATTTCCCTCATTTCTTTTGCATCAGTATTATTATTGACTCTGCTTGTTTTTGAGGTAGACCGGAAATTTGACGCTGACCGACTCGTAATCGGCAAAAAATTAAAAGTGCATACTATTGGGGTAACTTTATATTCCTATATCGTGGTTTATACTGGAGCATTGGTGCGCCACACGGAGTCCAGCTTAATCTGTTCAGATTGGCCGCTGTGCCGGAATGACCAATTCGCTCTCCCGAATAATATGTATGAATGGGTTCAAATGGGACACCGTGCAGCTGCCGGACTGATTGTTATCTGGCTTGCTTACATTGCGTGGCACGCTTTCAAAAATTATAAAGAACAGCGCGTCATTTATTGGGGTTGGATTATTGCCTTTATCATCGTACTGCTCCAGGCTACAACCGGGATGCTGGTGGTCTTGACTAAATTGAATTTAGCTGTCGCACTTCTTCATTCTCTGCTTATTTCTCTGTTATTCGGATTACTGTGTTACATGATCTTGCTCGTATCACGCAGCAGGTTCAGCAATAAATAG